Proteins from a genomic interval of Amycolatopsis sp. cg13:
- a CDS encoding class I mannose-6-phosphate isomerase yields MTKHLEPVALPANQPPQFYRGGDAIAALRGATGTDSKFGPEDWVGSVTTMFGQETNGLTKLPSGIWLRDAVGDDPDAWLGAAHVAKLGDSTGLLVKLLDAGQRLPVHFHPTDSFAHKHFDSHFGKTEAWIVVGTYGDDPRVYPGFRETLSKDTVAEWTREQDAPSMLGALNSIPVQAGDTVYIPAGLPHAIGEGVFVVELQQPTDFSLTLEWRDFLASPEKGHLGIGFDTAIETLDTSGWDEDRLKTIVKHTSGDEATTVDLLAPGSAEFFRADRIQLSGNAFSLDPSFSVLVALDGEGTLRTEHGGEFPVAKGDTYAVPFSAGQTELSGSLTVIRCRPPAPEGS; encoded by the coding sequence GCGCGACCGGCACCGACTCGAAATTCGGGCCGGAGGACTGGGTCGGTTCCGTCACGACCATGTTCGGCCAGGAGACCAACGGTCTCACCAAGCTGCCCAGCGGGATCTGGCTGCGCGACGCGGTCGGCGACGACCCGGACGCGTGGCTGGGCGCGGCGCACGTCGCCAAGCTCGGCGACTCGACCGGCCTGCTGGTCAAACTGCTCGACGCCGGACAGCGGCTGCCGGTGCACTTCCACCCGACGGATTCGTTCGCCCACAAGCACTTCGACTCGCACTTCGGCAAGACCGAGGCGTGGATCGTGGTCGGCACCTACGGCGACGATCCGCGTGTGTACCCGGGTTTCCGGGAGACGCTGAGCAAGGACACCGTCGCCGAATGGACCCGCGAACAGGACGCGCCGAGCATGTTGGGCGCGCTCAACAGCATCCCGGTGCAGGCGGGCGACACGGTCTACATTCCGGCCGGGCTGCCGCACGCGATCGGCGAGGGCGTGTTCGTGGTCGAACTGCAGCAGCCGACTGACTTCTCGCTGACCCTGGAATGGCGTGATTTCCTTGCCTCGCCGGAAAAGGGCCACCTCGGGATCGGCTTCGACACCGCGATCGAAACGCTCGACACCTCGGGCTGGGACGAAGACCGGCTCAAGACGATCGTGAAGCACACCTCCGGCGACGAAGCGACCACAGTGGACTTGCTCGCGCCGGGTTCGGCGGAGTTCTTCCGCGCCGACCGTATTCAGTTGTCCGGCAACGCTTTCTCTCTCGACCCGTCGTTCAGCGTGCTCGTCGCGCTCGACGGCGAGGGCACCCTGCGCACCGAGCACGGCGGCGAGTTCCCGGTGGCCAAGGGCGACACCTACGCGGTGCCGTTCTCCGCGGGCCAGACCGAGCTGTCCGGCTCGCTCACTGTCATCCGCTGCCGCCCGCCCGCCCCCGAAGGGAGTTAG
- a CDS encoding ABC transporter permease, which produces MSAPVKDIQATVDDEFVKPPLGKRLVGANTFWIALVLIALIAVFTALAPGQFATLFTFQTLLNETSVLLVLSVGMTFVIITSGIDLSVGSVLIFAGMVAGKTMEALSGGDATHAGGSVITAGLVAAVLAGTIWGLINGFLIAVAGIPPLIVTLGTMGAALGVSYLLNGGSDVRSVPTALNQTLGYGTSFGGIPNLVLVAVVITLIGAWLLHTTRFGRYTFAVGSNAEAARRAGIGVTAHLLKVYLLTGFLAGIAGFMSLAYQNSTTISAHTNDNLNAISATVMGGTSLFGGVGSMLGTVIGVFIPAVLNKGLNITHVQDYWQYIAIGAVLIAAVWFDQRRRRKRNSR; this is translated from the coding sequence ATGAGCGCACCGGTCAAGGACATCCAGGCCACTGTGGACGACGAGTTCGTCAAGCCGCCGCTGGGAAAGCGGCTCGTCGGGGCCAACACGTTCTGGATCGCGCTGGTGCTGATCGCGCTGATCGCGGTCTTCACCGCACTCGCGCCCGGCCAGTTCGCGACCCTGTTCACCTTCCAGACGCTGCTGAACGAAACCTCCGTGCTGCTGGTGCTCTCGGTCGGCATGACGTTCGTGATCATCACCTCCGGCATCGACCTTTCCGTCGGGTCGGTGCTGATCTTCGCCGGCATGGTCGCGGGCAAGACCATGGAAGCGCTCAGCGGCGGCGACGCCACCCACGCCGGGGGGAGCGTCATCACGGCCGGGCTCGTCGCGGCGGTGCTCGCGGGCACGATCTGGGGCCTGATCAACGGGTTCCTGATCGCGGTGGCGGGCATCCCGCCGCTGATCGTCACGCTCGGGACCATGGGCGCCGCGCTCGGCGTGTCGTACCTGCTCAACGGCGGGTCGGACGTGCGCAGCGTGCCCACTGCGCTGAACCAGACCCTCGGCTACGGCACGTCGTTCGGCGGGATTCCTAACCTGGTGCTGGTGGCCGTGGTGATCACGCTGATCGGCGCGTGGCTGCTGCACACCACGCGGTTCGGCCGCTACACCTTCGCGGTCGGATCGAACGCCGAGGCGGCGCGGCGGGCGGGCATCGGCGTGACCGCGCACCTGCTGAAGGTGTACCTGCTGACCGGTTTCCTGGCCGGAATCGCGGGTTTCATGTCGCTGGCGTACCAGAACTCGACCACGATCTCGGCGCACACCAACGACAACCTGAACGCCATCTCCGCGACGGTGATGGGCGGCACCAGCCTTTTCGGCGGCGTCGGTTCGATGCTGGGCACGGTGATCGGGGTGTTCATCCCGGCGGTGCTGAACAAGGGCTTGAACATCACGCACGTGCAGGACTACTGGCAGTACATCGCGATCGGCGCGGTCCTGATCGCGGCGGTGTGGTTCGACCAGCGCCGCCGCCGCAAGCGCAACTCCCGCTGA
- a CDS encoding ATP-binding cassette domain-containing protein: protein MSEILLEAVDLTKHYGSVEALGGASFQARAGEVTALIGDNGAGKSTLVKCLSGAEQPTSGRILLEGEEVHFDSPVAARRAGIETVYQDLAVAMELDPAANLFLGREIPRKGILGKLGMLDKAEMRRQAVTEFEKLGVKLQSTEVPIGSLSGGQRQSVAVARSVAWASKVVFMDEPTAALGVRQRGRVLDVVKKVRDKGIAVVLISHNMPDVLSVSDRIEVLMQGRRVARFAGADTKLEDLVAAMTGALVQEEAV from the coding sequence ATGAGCGAGATCCTGCTCGAAGCGGTGGACCTGACCAAGCACTACGGATCGGTGGAAGCCTTGGGCGGCGCGTCTTTCCAGGCGCGCGCGGGCGAGGTGACCGCATTGATCGGCGACAACGGCGCGGGCAAATCCACGCTCGTGAAGTGCCTGTCCGGGGCTGAACAGCCGACGTCGGGCCGGATCTTGCTCGAGGGCGAGGAAGTCCATTTCGATTCGCCGGTGGCCGCGCGCCGGGCCGGGATCGAGACGGTGTACCAGGATCTCGCTGTCGCGATGGAGCTGGACCCGGCCGCGAATCTGTTCCTGGGCCGGGAAATCCCGCGCAAGGGCATCCTCGGCAAGCTCGGCATGCTCGACAAGGCGGAAATGCGGCGGCAGGCGGTCACCGAGTTCGAGAAGCTTGGCGTCAAGCTGCAGAGCACCGAGGTGCCGATCGGCTCGTTGTCCGGCGGGCAGCGGCAAAGCGTCGCCGTAGCCCGGTCGGTGGCGTGGGCGTCGAAGGTCGTGTTCATGGACGAACCGACCGCGGCGCTGGGCGTGCGGCAGCGCGGACGGGTGCTGGACGTGGTCAAGAAGGTCCGGGACAAGGGCATCGCGGTGGTGCTGATCAGCCACAACATGCCCGACGTGCTTTCGGTTTCGGACCGGATCGAGGTGCTGATGCAGGGCAGGCGCGTCGCCCGGTTCGCCGGTGCGGACACGAAACTCGAGGATCTGGTCGCGGCGATGACCGGCGCGCTGGTCCAGGAGGAGGCGGTATGA